CGAACCCTCGTCGACGGCGCGACGTAGCAGTGGTTCACCGGCGGCGACAAGCATCGCCCCGCAGGTGTCGTTCTCCTCGGCGGGCTCGTTCAGGAGCGAATCCGCGAGGCCGCGGGTTGTCGTGGCGTACGCGGTGACCTCGTGCAGCCAGGTCGTCAGCGCGTCGAGGGCGTCCGGCGCGCTGAGCAGGTCTCCGGCGCGCGTCGCCAGGTTACGGACACAGCCGCGGAAGACCGCCTGAAGCAGCGACCACCGGGTGGGGAAGCGCCGGTGCAGGGTCGCCGATCCCACCCCGGCGGATCGGGCGATCTCCTCCAGCGAGGCGTACGCGCCGTCGCGGGCGACCGCCTCGGAGGCCGCCTTGACGATCAGGTCGTAGTTGCGCCGCGCGTCTGCTCTCATAGTCCGCCTTGTGAAAGTGGGGTGACCCCCCATATCGTAGCCGACGAGAAGTGGGGGCTAACCCCACTTGTTTCTCGGGAGGCATCATGGCTGTTCTCGTCATCGGCGCGACGGGCAAGCAGGGCGGGGCCACGGCCCGGGCGCTGCTCGACCGTGGCGTCCCGGTCCGCGCCCTGGTTCGGGACCCCGGCACCGAGAGCGCGCGGGCTCTGCGGTATCGGGGCGCCGAACTGGTCACCGGCGACCTGGACGACGTGGAGTCGCTGCTCGCCGCGGCGGACGGGATGGACGGCGTCTTCTCCATCCCGTACCCCGACGTGACGGACATGCGGGGCGACGCCGAGGTGACCCGCGGCCGCAACGTCGTCGAGGCGGCGCGCCGGGCTGGCGTGTCGCACGTCGTGCACAGCAGCGTCTCGGGTGCCGGCGACTTCCACCGCAACCAGCCCGGCTGGGCCGAGGGCCGGTGGGACAGGCACTACTGGGAGAGCAAGGCGGCCATCGACGAGATGGTGCGCTCCGGTGGCTTCGCGCACTGGACCGTGCTCAAGCCCTCGACCTTCATGGAGAACCTCGTCGGCTGGTCCTACCTCTTCGGCGACTGGTCCAGCGGCACGATCATCACCGGCTTCGCCGCCGACACCCGACTTCCGTGGGTCGCCGTCGATGACATCGGCGAAGCCGCGGCGATTGCGTTCACCGAGCCGGGGAAGCTCGACGGCCTTGACGTAGAACTCGCCGGCGACCTGCTCACCATGACCGAGGTCGCGGCCGTCCTGAATGAGGTCACCGGCCGGGCGATCACCGCGCCCGTGCTCACCCCGCAGCAGGCGGTCGAGCGCGGCCTGCTGCCCGCCATGGTCAACACGGTCGAGCGGATCAACGAGAACGGAAGCCCCGCCCGCCCGGAGCTGACCCGCGCCCTCGGCCTGCCCACCACCGACTTCCGCACCTGGGCGCGACGAACGTTCTCCTGAGACCTGGGCCCGGTGGGCTCGCCGGGCTCGCCTGGGCCCCGGGGTCACCGGGGTCACCGGGGTCACCGGGGTCACCGGGGTCACCGCCACGATCGTGCTCGATCATTGTTGCAGTGGTGTCGGGCGGCGTAGCAGGCCACAACAGCCAGGATGTTGCGTGATCTTGGCGGTGGGAGGCTTCTCGGCCGGGTGGTCAGCGGCGGCGGTTGCGGGAGACCAGGGCCTGGTTGAGGCGGCCCAGCAGCGCCGCCAGTGTGGCGCGGTCCTCGGGGCTCCAGTCGGCGAGCATGTCACCGTAGAGCCGCGTGCGGGCGCTCTGCACGGCGGCCATCCGTTGCAGGCCGGCCGGGGTGGGGGAGATGACGGTGCCCCGGCCGTCCGTGGGGTCGGGGGCGCGGACGATGAGGCCGTCGCGCTGGAGCGCGGACACCTGCCGGGTCACTGTCGAGCCGTCCAGGTTGAGCTGGGCGGCGAGCGCGGAGACGTTCTGCGGGCCGGCGCTGTCCAGGTGCCGCAGGATCACGTACGCGGCCCGGTCGAGCACCCGGTGCTCGGCGGTGCCGGTGGCCCGCCGGGTGGCCTCGCCGAAGCGCATCAGCAGGGCCACCTCGGTCTCGATGCGGCCGAGGGTGCGCTCGTGGTCATCGCTCATAGCTGTATGATACAGAATAAATACCTGTACGATACAGCTAAATGGGGAGTCGGAGTGGATCGTCGTTCCGAGCCGAACCGCAGTGCCATCTACGCCACCACCCTGGTGGCCTTCCTCGCCATCGCGGGCATCGCCGTGGTCGACCCGATCCTGCCTGCCATCGGCGAGGCGATCGGGGTCACCGCCTGGCAGGTCGAGCTGCTGTTCACC
This genomic stretch from Micromonospora krabiensis harbors:
- a CDS encoding TetR/AcrR family transcriptional regulator — translated: MRADARRNYDLIVKAASEAVARDGAYASLEEIARSAGVGSATLHRRFPTRWSLLQAVFRGCVRNLATRAGDLLSAPDALDALTTWLHEVTAYATTTRGLADSLLNEPAEENDTCGAMLVAAGEPLLRRAVDEGSVRPDITMGDLMILANGISLAAQPVGAARAEQLLTFALEGIRSAGRPQPRPTETPPPLMDHGASVHRGGG
- a CDS encoding NmrA/HSCARG family protein gives rise to the protein MAVLVIGATGKQGGATARALLDRGVPVRALVRDPGTESARALRYRGAELVTGDLDDVESLLAAADGMDGVFSIPYPDVTDMRGDAEVTRGRNVVEAARRAGVSHVVHSSVSGAGDFHRNQPGWAEGRWDRHYWESKAAIDEMVRSGGFAHWTVLKPSTFMENLVGWSYLFGDWSSGTIITGFAADTRLPWVAVDDIGEAAAIAFTEPGKLDGLDVELAGDLLTMTEVAAVLNEVTGRAITAPVLTPQQAVERGLLPAMVNTVERINENGSPARPELTRALGLPTTDFRTWARRTFS
- a CDS encoding MarR family winged helix-turn-helix transcriptional regulator codes for the protein MSDDHERTLGRIETEVALLMRFGEATRRATGTAEHRVLDRAAYVILRHLDSAGPQNVSALAAQLNLDGSTVTRQVSALQRDGLIVRAPDPTDGRGTVISPTPAGLQRMAAVQSARTRLYGDMLADWSPEDRATLAALLGRLNQALVSRNRRR